A genome region from Gigantopelta aegis isolate Gae_Host chromosome 3, Gae_host_genome, whole genome shotgun sequence includes the following:
- the LOC121368356 gene encoding GTPase Era, mitochondrial-like, whose protein sequence is MAASMRNILCCLKNSSSVYCSRSQAIFNKKTQLTWCQYQVFKIQVQQYGQSNREEETCHHGDFAVQRSADNSKSDVKHPQDFQFSQDNIAYERAVGKSEAEQQRRAVLTPDQPPEPKLLRVAIIGTPNAGKSTLTNQLMRWKVSSVSPKVHTTRHNVRAVFTEDDTQIVFMDTPGLLHPKQRKKHHLEMTLVTDPERSLESADLIAVLHDISNTWTRNQLDPLVLQILHLYPQLPSILILNKVDLLKKKSLLLQITRNLTEGVVGGEMAGAHTKKTSRRKQHIDEFLNKYDQQDSPDYEDSHSEEMHHRIDKVEQSHCEQLHHGIDKISEDSETEKCFNDEFSRRHLIPIAYKKKVKADGQTEGQGQGSWTEYHDKRKEIQFKIRNKNGWPNFSHVFMVSALTGDGVDELRSHLKSRAVRSDWEYHSSLVTDQDPFELACTYVWEKILEHLPRQIPYHLYPEIVLWEVDEEGVLNILMDITTKDQFYFFQLLGHKGKTITKIAEEAKQELMNAFRCEMRLRLEAKLRNKS, encoded by the exons ATGGCTGCGTCCATGAGGAACATTTTATGTTGTCTAAAGAATTCGTCTTCAGTTTACTGTAGCCGATCTCAAGcaatatttaataagaaaaCAC AGTTAACCTGGTGTCAATACCAAGTCTTCAAAATCCAAGTTCAACAGTATGGACAAAGTAACAGGGAGGAGGAAACCTGTCACCATGGTGACTTTGCAGTTCAGAGGAGTGCGGATAATTCTAAATCGGATGTGAAACACCCCCAAGACTTCCAGTTCAGTCAAGATAATATTGCATATGAAAGAGCTGTTGGAAAAAGTGAAG cgGAGCAACAAAGGCGAGCCGTACTGACACCCGACCAGCCACCCGAGCCGAAGTTACTACGCGTAGCCATTATTGGAACTCCAAACGCTGGCAAGTCAACACTGACCAATCAGCTTATGAGATGGAAG GTGTCCTCGGTGTCGCCAAAAGTACATACAACCCGACACAATGTCAGAGCTGTCTTCACAGAAGATGACACGCAGATT GTTTTTATGGACACACCCGGTCTTCTTCATCCGAAACAGAGAAAAAA aCACCACCTTGAAATGACATTGGTTACAGATCCAGAAAGAAGTTTAGAATCAGCAGACCTAA ttGCTGTATTGCATGACATATCCAACACTTGGACGAGAAACCAGCTGGACCCACTTGTGCTACAAATACTGCACCTCTATCCCCAGTTGCCATCTATTCTAATACTCAACAAG GTTGATTTGTTGAAAAAGAAGAGCTTGTTGTTACAAATAACTCGCAACCTCACCGAGGGCGTTGTTGGTGGAGAAATGGCCGGTGCTCACACCAAGAAAACCTCTCGTCGCAAGCAGCACATAGACGAGTTCTTGAACAAGTATGATCAACAAGACTCCCCCGATTATGAAGATAGTCACTCGGAGGAGATGCATCATCGGATAGACAAAGTTGAGCAAAGTCATTGTGAACAGTTGCATCATGGAATAGATAAAATTTCAGAGGACAGCGAGacagagaaatgttttaatgatgaGTTTAGCAGACGGCACTTGATACCTATCGCTTACAAGAAAAAGGTGAAAGCAGACGGACAGACTGAAGGTCAAGGACAGGGCAGCTGGACGGAGTACCATGATAAAAGGAAGGAGATTCAGTTTAAGATCCGCAATAAGAACGGGTGGCCAAACTTCAGCCATGTCTTCATGGTGTCTGCCCTCACCGGAGATGGGGTCGATGAACTGAGA AGTCACCTTAAGAGTCGCGCAGTTCGAAGTGACTGGGAATATCACAGCAGTTTGGTGACTGACCAGGACCCGTTTGAACTGGCTTGTACTTACGTCTGGGAGAAAATACTGGAACATTTACCAAGACAAATACCATACCACCTCTATCCT GAAATTGTGCTGTGGGAAGTTGACGAGGAAGGCGTTTTAAACATCCTCATGGATATCACCACCAAAGACCAGTTCTACTTT TTTCAGCTGCTGGGTCACAAAGGGAAAACGATCACTAAAATAGCCGAGGAAGCTAAACAAGAGCTGATGAATGCTTTCCGTTGTGAGATGCGACTGAGGCTGGAGGCCAAACTGAGAAACAAATCTTGA